The following are encoded in a window of Bradyrhizobium guangdongense genomic DNA:
- a CDS encoding c-type cytochrome: MREHLRQIWFLLATMSGLGVSPAFAADANHGADLARRWCASCHVVASGQTQASADVPSFASVARKPDFSAERLAFFLLDPHPKMPNFPLSRTEAADLAAYIGSLRQ, translated from the coding sequence ATGCGCGAACACTTGAGACAAATTTGGTTTCTGCTCGCGACAATGTCTGGCCTCGGCGTGTCGCCTGCTTTCGCAGCTGATGCCAATCACGGGGCTGATCTTGCCCGGCGCTGGTGTGCGAGCTGCCATGTGGTCGCGAGCGGCCAGACCCAGGCCAGCGCCGACGTGCCTTCCTTCGCATCGGTTGCGCGCAAGCCCGATTTCAGCGCGGAGAGACTCGCCTTTTTCCTGCTCGACCCGCATCCAAAGATGCCGAACTTTCCCCTGAGCCGGACCGAAGCCGCCGACTTGGCGGCCTATATCGGATCGCTGCGGCAGTAG
- a CDS encoding AAA family ATPase translates to MADQKASTSIEAVENGLAAQGYIASRQIATAVYLSQQIEKPILVEGPAGVGKTELAKAIAAWRGKKMIRLQCYEGLDEAKALYEWKYAKQLLYTQILKDKLGEVLGGAQTLHAALDQLHDFGDVFFSKDFVEPRPLLQALEQPGGCVLLIDEIDKSDAEFESLLLEILSDFQVTIPELGTVSAITPPTVILTSNSERDLGDALKRRCLHLHVGFPEQRLEERIVESRVPGISHTLRRQMVGFIHEIRSLDLKKLPSVSETIDWARVLVLLQASELDTEMVKDTLNVLLKYEADIEAAAPQITTFIAKAARSNVFG, encoded by the coding sequence GTGGCTGATCAGAAGGCCTCGACGTCGATCGAGGCAGTGGAGAATGGCCTCGCCGCGCAGGGCTATATCGCGAGCCGGCAGATCGCAACCGCCGTCTATTTGTCGCAACAGATCGAAAAGCCGATTCTTGTCGAGGGACCTGCTGGTGTCGGCAAGACCGAACTGGCCAAGGCGATCGCGGCTTGGCGCGGCAAGAAGATGATCCGCCTCCAATGCTACGAAGGTCTCGACGAAGCCAAGGCGCTTTACGAGTGGAAATACGCCAAGCAGCTTCTCTATACGCAGATCCTCAAGGACAAGCTCGGCGAAGTCCTTGGCGGCGCGCAGACGCTGCACGCCGCCCTCGACCAGCTGCATGATTTCGGCGACGTATTCTTCTCCAAAGACTTCGTCGAGCCGCGCCCCCTGCTCCAGGCGCTGGAGCAGCCGGGCGGCTGCGTGCTGCTGATCGACGAAATCGACAAGTCGGATGCCGAATTCGAATCGCTGCTGCTGGAAATCCTCTCCGACTTCCAGGTCACGATCCCCGAGCTCGGTACGGTCTCGGCGATCACACCACCAACGGTGATCCTCACCTCCAACAGCGAACGCGATCTCGGCGACGCCTTGAAGCGGCGTTGCCTGCATCTGCATGTCGGCTTTCCCGAGCAGCGACTTGAAGAACGCATTGTCGAGAGTCGCGTGCCCGGCATCTCTCATACGCTGCGCCGGCAGATGGTCGGCTTCATCCATGAGATCCGTTCGCTTGACCTGAAGAAACTGCCATCGGTGAGCGAGACCATCGATTGGGCGCGCGTGCTGGTGCTGCTCCAGGCTTCCGAGCTCGATACCGAGATGGTCAAGGACACCCTCAACGTGCTCCTGAAATACGAGGCTGATATCGAGGCCGCAGCACCGCAAATCACGACCTTCATTGCCAAGGCGGCACGGTCCAACGTCTTCGGTTGA
- a CDS encoding quinone oxidoreductase family protein produces the protein MTHAIRFHRTGGPEVLVWEEVSVGKPGPGEARVRHTAVGLNFVDIYNRSGLYPAQLPSGLGSEAAGVVEEVGPGVTDVKPGDRVAYGASPLGAYSEARLIPADRLLKLPDGVDDKTAAAMMLKGLTTQYLIRQTYRVKAGDTILLHAAAGGVGLILSQWAKHLGATVIGTVSNDEKAKLAKAHGCDHVIIYSREDFVKRVDEITGGKKVPVVYDSVGKDTFLKSLDCLAPLGVVALFGQSSGAVEPLNLGLLAQKGSLYVTRPTLFTYAAKRENLVAMANELFDVVKSGAVKIEVHQTYALKDAAKAHADLAARKTIGSTVLTV, from the coding sequence ATGACCCACGCTATTCGTTTTCACAGGACCGGCGGTCCGGAAGTTCTCGTTTGGGAGGAAGTCAGCGTCGGCAAGCCGGGGCCGGGCGAGGCGCGCGTCCGCCATACCGCCGTCGGTCTCAACTTCGTCGACATCTACAACCGGTCGGGTCTCTATCCAGCGCAGTTGCCAAGCGGGCTTGGCAGCGAGGCAGCTGGGGTTGTTGAGGAGGTCGGGCCGGGCGTGACGGATGTGAAGCCGGGCGATCGCGTCGCCTATGGAGCTTCGCCGCTCGGCGCCTATTCCGAGGCGCGGCTGATCCCCGCGGATCGGCTCTTGAAGCTACCTGATGGTGTGGACGACAAGACCGCGGCCGCGATGATGTTGAAGGGACTGACCACACAATATCTGATCCGGCAGACCTATCGCGTGAAGGCCGGGGACACCATTCTGCTGCACGCAGCCGCGGGCGGCGTCGGTCTGATCCTAAGCCAGTGGGCCAAGCATCTTGGGGCAACCGTGATCGGCACCGTCAGCAATGACGAGAAGGCAAAGCTCGCCAAGGCACATGGTTGCGACCACGTCATCATCTACAGCCGCGAGGACTTTGTGAAGCGCGTCGATGAGATTACCGGGGGCAAGAAGGTCCCGGTGGTCTATGATTCCGTCGGCAAGGACACGTTCCTGAAGTCGCTGGACTGCCTCGCGCCCCTCGGAGTAGTCGCTCTGTTTGGCCAATCCTCCGGTGCGGTCGAGCCGCTCAATCTCGGTCTGCTCGCGCAGAAGGGCTCGCTCTATGTCACCCGGCCGACGTTGTTCACTTATGCGGCGAAGCGCGAGAACCTGGTCGCGATGGCGAACGAACTGTTCGACGTCGTCAAGTCCGGGGCGGTCAAGATCGAGGTGCACCAGACTTATGCACTGAAGGATGCCGCCAAGGCGCATGCCGATCTCGCCGCGCGCAAGACCATTGGCTCGACGGTTCTCACAGTGTGA
- a CDS encoding vWA domain-containing protein produces the protein MRENLHRFFRAARGAGVHVSPAESIDAMRAVAQVGLTDRAILRDALLLTLAKSQDEKLALGDCFDLFFSQPEPPPEQPEASNNDDASPNADQPPSSDPAGDPGGGQPIEGLGPLAQMLLSQDRNAIQAAIASASGAAPLSDIRYSTQRGIFSSRILDAMGLQRLRDDLDDLTASNPALAERLRTGLDALRDAVRDTVSQGLALYAREEAENLRNEILRNAPLARIERRQIAEMRALIRQIARRLRERYSKPRKRQRRGHLDVRRTLRRNAAWGGVPFLTAWKRKHRDRPKIVALCDVSGSVAQVSDFFLLLVHSLHEVVDDVRSFAFSSHLIEVSPILEKKSPEEAMAEIMSKVGFGSSDYGSSLVDFEKDFMSTLTPQTTVIVLGDARSNNLDPRADILRRISERSKRLVWLNPEGRLAWGFGDSEMPRYATFCSVVRQCATAQQLERAVSDIVATYQ, from the coding sequence ATGCGCGAGAACCTTCATCGTTTCTTTAGGGCTGCGCGCGGCGCCGGTGTCCACGTCTCACCCGCCGAAAGCATCGATGCGATGCGTGCGGTCGCGCAGGTCGGTCTGACCGACCGCGCTATCTTGCGCGATGCGCTGCTCCTGACGCTCGCCAAATCGCAGGACGAGAAGCTCGCGCTCGGCGACTGCTTTGATCTGTTCTTCAGCCAGCCCGAGCCGCCGCCGGAGCAACCCGAAGCCAGCAACAATGACGATGCCTCGCCGAATGCGGACCAGCCTCCCTCTTCTGACCCGGCCGGCGACCCGGGCGGAGGCCAGCCGATCGAAGGACTTGGCCCGCTCGCCCAGATGCTGCTGTCGCAGGACCGCAACGCCATACAAGCCGCGATCGCCAGCGCATCCGGCGCGGCGCCCCTATCCGATATCCGCTATTCCACCCAGCGCGGCATCTTCTCCAGCCGCATCCTCGATGCCATGGGTCTCCAGCGCTTGCGCGACGATCTCGACGATCTGACCGCGAGCAATCCGGCACTGGCGGAGCGCCTGCGGACCGGACTCGATGCCTTACGCGATGCGGTGCGCGACACCGTCTCGCAAGGACTTGCGCTCTATGCCCGCGAGGAGGCCGAAAATCTCCGCAACGAGATCCTGCGCAACGCACCGCTCGCCCGCATTGAACGGCGGCAGATCGCTGAGATGCGCGCCCTGATCCGGCAAATCGCGCGCCGCCTGCGCGAGCGTTACTCGAAGCCACGCAAGCGCCAGCGCCGCGGCCATCTCGACGTCCGCCGAACGCTTCGCCGCAACGCTGCCTGGGGCGGCGTCCCCTTCCTCACCGCATGGAAGCGCAAACACCGCGACCGGCCGAAGATCGTGGCGCTGTGCGACGTCTCCGGTTCGGTTGCGCAGGTCTCGGATTTCTTCCTGCTCCTGGTCCACTCGCTGCATGAGGTGGTCGACGACGTCCGCTCCTTCGCATTCTCCTCGCATCTGATCGAGGTCAGCCCGATCCTGGAGAAGAAGTCACCCGAGGAGGCAATGGCGGAGATCATGTCCAAGGTCGGATTCGGCTCCTCCGACTACGGTTCTTCGCTGGTCGATTTCGAAAAGGATTTCATGAGCACGCTGACGCCGCAGACCACGGTCATCGTGCTCGGCGATGCCCGCAGCAACAATCTCGACCCGCGCGCCGATATCCTGCGGCGCATCTCCGAGCGCTCAAAGCGACTGGTCTGGCTCAATCCCGAAGGACGGCTCGCCTGGGGCTTTGGAGATTCCGAGATGCCGCGCTACGCGACCTTCTGTAGCGTGGTGCGCCAATGCGCCACCGCGCAGCAACTCGAGCGCGCCGTCTCCGACATCGTTGCGACCTACCAGTAA
- a CDS encoding GcrA family cell cycle regulator, translating to MELGHWPSEHSDALRDYFLKGLSYAEIGRQINARFGTAYTRNAVAGRAKRLGLAAPGRMAGPSIVPSLPGDLGPLPQRRGALPGLTLPPLSAQKPAKPVKLRCVGVRPRLITLLELERGDCHYPYGGDKEGEGISFCGHPRQPGSSYCAPHLRLTRGPGTPSGQAMGTVVLRLVSAA from the coding sequence ATGGAACTGGGCCATTGGCCGTCGGAGCATTCCGACGCGCTTCGCGACTATTTTCTCAAAGGTCTGTCATATGCGGAGATCGGAAGACAGATTAACGCAAGGTTTGGAACGGCTTACACGCGCAATGCAGTGGCCGGTCGTGCCAAGCGGCTCGGGCTTGCCGCGCCCGGACGGATGGCAGGTCCGTCAATCGTGCCCTCCTTGCCGGGCGACCTCGGTCCGCTCCCGCAACGTCGCGGCGCGTTGCCGGGCCTGACCCTGCCGCCGCTATCAGCGCAGAAGCCCGCCAAACCAGTCAAATTGCGTTGTGTCGGGGTCCGGCCGCGCTTGATCACGCTGCTCGAGCTCGAGCGAGGCGATTGCCACTATCCGTATGGCGGCGACAAGGAGGGAGAGGGGATCAGTTTCTGCGGTCATCCGCGTCAGCCGGGCTCGAGCTATTGCGCGCCGCATTTGCGCCTGACCCGCGGCCCCGGCACCCCGTCCGGCCAAGCCATGGGCACGGTCGTGCTGCGACTGGTCTCTGCGGCCTGA
- a CDS encoding phasin: MIEPKLEVPAELRDLAEKTIDQAEKAFGMFFDAATKSISSVPGTGADVSKQALAFTEQNMKAAFEHARKLVHATDLQEAMRIQSDFLRSQFTNAGDHMRQMTGNFMQSGKGKS, from the coding sequence ATGATCGAACCGAAGCTCGAAGTTCCGGCAGAACTGCGCGACCTGGCCGAGAAGACGATCGACCAGGCGGAGAAGGCATTCGGAATGTTTTTCGATGCCGCCACCAAATCGATATCCTCTGTTCCCGGCACGGGTGCGGATGTGTCCAAACAGGCGCTCGCGTTCACCGAGCAGAACATGAAGGCGGCGTTCGAACATGCCCGCAAGCTGGTTCATGCAACCGATCTTCAGGAAGCGATGCGAATCCAATCCGATTTCCTGCGCAGTCAGTTTACCAATGCCGGCGATCACATGCGCCAGATGACCGGCAACTTCATGCAGTCGGGCAAGGGCAAGTCTTGA
- a CDS encoding S24 family peptidase produces the protein MLDVAMIERGLEKTGKSKGGLAAAMGVRPGAVSEILGGERLVKASEIIPIMEYLELNLAPIMGRVGAGAVIEPDYEQVPPEGLGDITLPFPIMEETIAFEIVGDSMLPKYESGDVIVVYKDQRHPLSSFYGEEAVVRLKTGERYLKTIERGKSPSVVNLTSFNAKPIVGVKLDWVGEICLSMPKGQLERLRAKSARPRKKGR, from the coding sequence ATGTTGGACGTTGCGATGATCGAACGGGGCCTGGAGAAGACGGGCAAGAGCAAGGGCGGACTGGCGGCCGCCATGGGCGTACGCCCGGGCGCGGTGTCTGAGATTCTCGGCGGCGAACGCCTGGTGAAGGCCTCGGAAATCATTCCGATCATGGAATATCTTGAGCTGAACCTCGCGCCGATCATGGGCCGCGTCGGAGCCGGGGCCGTGATCGAGCCGGATTACGAGCAGGTTCCGCCGGAGGGACTCGGCGACATCACACTGCCCTTCCCGATCATGGAAGAAACCATCGCCTTCGAGATCGTCGGCGATTCAATGTTGCCCAAATACGAAAGTGGGGACGTGATCGTGGTCTACAAGGACCAACGTCATCCGCTGTCGAGCTTCTACGGCGAAGAGGCCGTCGTTCGGCTCAAGACCGGCGAACGTTATCTGAAGACCATCGAACGGGGCAAATCCCCCTCTGTGGTCAACCTCACCAGCTTCAACGCCAAGCCGATCGTCGGCGTAAAGCTCGACTGGGTTGGAGAGATCTGCCTGTCGATGCCCAAAGGCCAGCTTGAGCGGCTGCGCGCCAAGTCGGCCCGCCCGCGCAAGAAGGGCCGGTAG